The genomic window CTGCTGGCGCGACGCTTGGTCGAACGCGGCGTGCGTTTCGTCGAATTGACGTGCCCCTCGGTGGGCGGCGACCGCTGGGACCAACACAGCAACTTGAAAAAGGGCCACGAGAACAACGCCCGGGCCGTCGACCAACCGATCGCGGCGCTGCTGAAAGATCTGCGGCAACGCGGCATGCTGGACAAGACGCTGGTGGTCTGGGCCGGCGAATTCGGCCGCACGCCCTTTGCACAAGGCGCCAATGGCCGAGACCATAACCCGTTTGGATTTACCGTGTGGATGGCCGGCGGTGGCGTCAAACCGGGAACGATCTACGGGGCGACCGACGAGTTCGGTTATAAGGCGATTGAAAACCGTGTCGAGATCCATGACCTGCACGCCACGATGCTGCACCTGTTAGGCGTCGACCACACACGTTCCACCTTCCGCTTCGGCGGCCGCGACATGCGACTGACCGACGTCAAAGGCCACGTGATCCACGACATCATCGCCTAAGAAAAAGAGCCGTAGCTACGCTCGCCAGAGCGTGGAATCTTCGGCAATCCCGGGAAATTCCCGCGGGCAACGGTCCCCAATCCCAAAGGGAAATGCGATCAATAAGTTGCGTGTTTCAGGCGAGCTATTCTCAGCCGCGGGGGACGTGAAGTGTATTAATGCCGGATTCACTTCACTCTCCCTCTGGGAGAGTCGAGCGTCAGCGAGGAGAGGGCGACCGCGCCGCTGCAAAAGAACCTCCCCTCGCTGACGGTCGACCCTCCCGGAGGGTGGCCTGGTAAAAATTCGTAATCCTTTGCGGTGGTCGCCCCGAACCAATTTGGCTCTATCGTGGGGACGCGAGCGAATTCCGGTCCCCCCTCCCCCAAATATTTCGCGCAGTACGTCCTCTATCACCCCAGATTCATAACGCGAAATCTTTGGGGGGAGGGGGTTTAGGGGGAGGGGCCGATGCGCGCAACCGGCGTCACCTCGGCTGCTTCAAGATCACTACCAATCAGCACAACGGTTAACCAGCAAATCCGCGGCGCCGCTTGCCCCTCCCCCTAACCCCCTCCCCCAAAACGGTCGCGGTCACGCCTATTGAGATGGATACCTCTAGCGCGACCATTTTGGGGGAGGGGGGACACGTGTCGCCCAGCCGTTTCTAAACCGCCTAGACAACCACCACGCAATCATTTTCACCAGGCCACCCGGAGGGAGGGTGAGGGAAGATGTGTAGACACCAATGCCCCGAGGGAGGGTGAAGTCTCTGCTTACAGCGCGGGCGTCCGCATTTCTTCTTGCCAGGCTTCCGGCTTCTCGGCCACGTCGCTGTCGTCTTCGTAGTGTTTACGAAGTCGGTCTAGCTCCGCACGGACTTCGGCGATCTTGTCGGCGTAGGCCGGGTTGTTGTACTGATTGGTCAGTTCATCCGGATCGTTTTCCAGATCGTAAAACTCCCATTCTTCGCCGAACTGATAGAACTTCATCAGCTTGTGCGTTTCGGTTCTTACGCCGTAGTGCCGCGGCACCATGTGGACGCTGGGGTATTCGTAGTAGTGGTAGTAGATGCTCTTGCGCCAATCGGCGGGTTGCTGGCCTTTAAGCAGCGGTACTAGCGATCGGCCCTGCATGTCGGCCGGGATATCGGCACCAGCGACGTCCAGAAAGGTTTCGCCATAGTCCAGATTCTGCACCATCTGTTTCGACCGGGAACCGGGCTGGGTAACGCCGGGCCATTTTACGATCAGCGGCATCTTCAGCGACTCTTCATACATCCAGCGTTTGTCGAACCAGCCGTGGTCGCCGACGTAAAAGCCTTGATCCGATGAGTAGATCACGATCGTGTTGTCGTCGATGCCCATCTCTTTCAGCGTGTCCATGATCGTGCCCACGCTTTCGTCGACGCCCTTGATGCACCGCAGGTAGTTCTTGGCGTAGCGTTGAAATTTCCATCGCACCAAGTCATCACAAACGAGGTTCTGTTCGTGGAAGACTTTGTCTTTGGGACCGTAGGCGTCGCGCCAGACTTTCAATTGCTCGGGCGTCATCCGCTGCATGTTTCGCCACGCCGATTTATCAACGCTGCCCTGGAAGGCTTTGCCATCGAAGTCTTTGGTTAGATCGACGAACAGGTCAAAGTTCAGATGCATATGGCGGTCGATTTCCAGTTCCTGATAACGTGCCGGTTTCTCGTTATCCCACCAACGATCGAACAGCGTATTGGGTTCCGGAATTTCAATATCGTCGTA from Roseimaritima ulvae includes these protein-coding regions:
- a CDS encoding sulfatase family protein, giving the protein MSRLFASLLLTFVGVGSALAADRPNIVFIFSDDHAPHAIGAYDGWLKSVNPTPNIDKLASQGMLFENSFCTNSICGPSRAVIMTGKHSHKNGFMNNGNSFDWNQQTFPKLLRKAGYTTALYGKSHLKGTPQGFDDWKVLPGQGLYYNPDMITPQGRKRIEGHCTDIVTDLAVEWLKQGRDADKPFMLMVQHKAPHRNWMPAPRHLHLYDDIEIPEPNTLFDRWWDNEKPARYQELEIDRHMHLNFDLFVDLTKDFDGKAFQGSVDKSAWRNMQRMTPEQLKVWRDAYGPKDKVFHEQNLVCDDLVRWKFQRYAKNYLRCIKGVDESVGTIMDTLKEMGIDDNTIVIYSSDQGFYVGDHGWFDKRWMYEESLKMPLIVKWPGVTQPGSRSKQMVQNLDYGETFLDVAGADIPADMQGRSLVPLLKGQQPADWRKSIYYHYYEYPSVHMVPRHYGVRTETHKLMKFYQFGEEWEFYDLENDPDELTNQYNNPAYADKIAEVRAELDRLRKHYEDDSDVAEKPEAWQEEMRTPAL